A part of Pseudoalteromonas arctica A 37-1-2 genomic DNA contains:
- the mraZ gene encoding division/cell wall cluster transcriptional repressor MraZ, with amino-acid sequence MFRGASSLSLDDKGRFAVPTKYRESLLSEDQGTVICTVALNEPCLWLYPLAEWLEIESRLAKISNMNPRARRMQRMLLGNATEYQLDKNGRILLAPSLRAHASLGKKIMLVGLMNKFEIWDEARWHEQMQQDTELERLGDFEPNQDLDNFTL; translated from the coding sequence ATGTTTCGTGGCGCGAGTTCACTGAGTTTGGATGATAAGGGGCGTTTTGCGGTACCGACTAAGTACCGAGAATCTCTATTGTCTGAAGATCAGGGAACGGTTATTTGTACCGTCGCATTAAATGAGCCGTGTTTATGGTTGTATCCGCTGGCTGAGTGGCTAGAAATAGAAAGCCGTTTAGCTAAAATCTCCAATATGAACCCACGAGCCCGTCGAATGCAGCGTATGTTGCTCGGGAATGCTACAGAATATCAACTTGATAAAAATGGTCGAATTTTGCTTGCGCCGTCACTGAGGGCTCATGCATCACTTGGCAAAAAAATCATGCTAGTTGGTTTGATGAATAAATTTGAAATTTGGGATGAGGCGCGTTGGCACGAGCAAATGCAGCAAGATACTGAGCTTGAAAGGCTTGGCGATTTTGAACCTAACCAAGATTTAGATAATTTTACACTCTAA
- the rsmH gene encoding 16S rRNA (cytosine(1402)-N(4))-methyltransferase RsmH, whose product MTAQFEHVSVLMDETIDALAIKPDGIYMDGTFGRGGHSGQILARLGDEGRLQAIDQDPQAIQSAEKFADDPRFAIAHTRFSNLYEVAEQNDLIGKVDGILLDIGVSSPQLDDAARGFSFMKDGPLDMRMDPTTGRSAAQWLAEAELDDITHVIKKLGEEKFGKRIAHKVLEVREHTPITTTKQLADLVDEAVPVKDKFKHPATRTFQAIRIYINSELEEIQTALQSAVKVLKPGGRLVVISFHSLEDRIVKQFIRKQSRGEVLPRGLPLTDAQINKNLTLKAVGKAIKPSTVEVERNPRSRSSVLRIAQRLG is encoded by the coding sequence ATGACAGCGCAATTTGAACACGTATCCGTATTAATGGACGAAACCATCGATGCCCTCGCAATTAAGCCAGACGGTATATACATGGATGGTACGTTTGGACGTGGCGGCCACTCTGGACAAATTTTAGCACGCCTTGGTGATGAAGGTCGCTTGCAAGCAATTGACCAAGATCCACAAGCGATACAATCAGCCGAAAAATTTGCTGATGATCCACGTTTTGCGATTGCACATACTCGTTTTTCAAATTTATACGAAGTAGCAGAGCAGAACGATCTCATTGGTAAAGTGGATGGCATTTTATTAGACATTGGTGTCTCGTCGCCACAACTGGATGACGCTGCGCGTGGTTTTAGTTTCATGAAAGATGGGCCACTTGATATGCGCATGGACCCAACAACAGGTCGCAGTGCTGCACAGTGGTTAGCAGAAGCCGAGTTAGATGATATTACCCACGTAATTAAAAAACTGGGCGAAGAAAAGTTTGGTAAACGTATTGCACACAAAGTACTCGAAGTTCGTGAGCACACGCCAATCACAACAACCAAGCAACTTGCTGACCTTGTTGATGAAGCAGTACCGGTAAAAGATAAGTTTAAGCACCCTGCAACACGTACTTTTCAGGCGATTCGTATTTATATTAATAGCGAGCTTGAAGAGATTCAAACAGCGCTACAGTCTGCAGTTAAAGTGCTAAAGCCAGGCGGACGTTTAGTGGTGATTTCGTTTCACTCACTAGAGGATCGTATTGTAAAACAGTTTATTAGAAAACAGAGTAGGGGAGAAGTGTTACCCAGAGGTCTGCCTTTAACTGATGCACAAATAAATAAAAACCTGACGTTAAAAGCAGTGGGTAAGGCTATTAAGCCAAGTACTGTTGAAGTAGAACGTAATCCACGTTCTCGTAGTTCTGTACTTAGGATTGCACAGAGGTTGGGATGA
- the ftsL gene encoding cell division protein FtsL: MSKKASYRQPNLFFEILKGLGANKLTSALLVVIFASSLAVVQTTHLARGQLIKQDQLLQERDELDLEWRYLLVEEEFYSQHARIEEVAISQLKMKRPTSQDEQVIIVQ; this comes from the coding sequence ATGAGTAAAAAAGCGAGCTATCGTCAACCCAATTTATTCTTTGAAATATTAAAAGGCCTAGGTGCTAACAAGCTAACCTCGGCCTTGTTGGTTGTGATATTCGCTTCTAGTTTAGCTGTTGTGCAAACAACACATTTAGCTCGTGGGCAACTTATAAAGCAAGATCAATTATTACAAGAACGTGATGAACTCGATTTAGAGTGGCGCTACTTACTTGTTGAAGAAGAATTTTATTCGCAACATGCACGCATTGAAGAAGTTGCTATATCACAATTAAAAATGAAACGACCTACGAGTCAAGATGAGCAGGTAATAATAGTACAATGA
- a CDS encoding peptidoglycan glycosyltransferase FtsI: MRNRGKKPVTNLITWRFMLVCTVVFMVFVTLVSRAAYLQVIEPDKARSESDKRTVRVEKLHVQRGMIFDRNGKELAVSVPVVSVYADPKALHKSLVSKVIKQARKSGEDHLSLTENTVELDKRTALYYKNDLRWRELADVLRIDPKKINSRLLNDPSRRFVYLKRQVTPAVANYIGDLRLPGIHLLDESKRYYPAGEVTAHVIGFTNIDGKGIEGIEKLYENALTGEEGRRTIRKDAQGREVEVLDERERVEPESIELSIDQRIQAIAYKAVKSAVLTYKATSGSAMVVDVKTGEVLAMVNSPSFNPNNLSDAAPHKRRNRAITDLFEPGSTVKPLAILAGLDYGAIQADDTIDTYPGWMRLGGSLVRDTRNHGELTLREILKYSSNMGVAKVTQLVPKDYLVGLYQKVGFGSDTGTGMVGESSGLFYPNRRWSDFEIATLSFGYAISVSTAQMARFYTMLGAGGVNRPLTILKQDNIPEGERIFKQKDVEAVVHMMESVFEKDGTARNIKVDGYRAAGKTGTSKKAVAGGYGDEYVGYFAGVAPASNPRLAVVVMINEPGGDVYYGGATAGPAFAEIISNALRILNVAPDKEEVAYVQGKDNDA, translated from the coding sequence ATGAGAAATAGAGGCAAAAAACCAGTCACTAATTTAATCACATGGCGCTTTATGCTGGTGTGTACAGTTGTGTTTATGGTGTTTGTAACACTCGTATCTCGCGCTGCTTATTTACAAGTGATAGAACCTGATAAAGCACGTTCAGAAAGTGATAAACGTACGGTACGTGTTGAAAAACTGCATGTGCAACGCGGAATGATTTTTGACCGTAATGGTAAAGAATTAGCGGTAAGTGTGCCTGTGGTAAGTGTATATGCTGATCCTAAAGCATTACATAAATCGCTTGTATCTAAAGTAATCAAACAAGCACGCAAAAGCGGCGAAGATCACTTATCTTTAACTGAAAACACTGTTGAGCTTGATAAGCGTACTGCACTTTATTATAAAAACGATTTACGCTGGCGTGAGCTTGCAGATGTGCTGCGTATTGATCCTAAAAAGATTAATTCTCGACTTTTAAACGATCCTTCGCGTCGCTTTGTGTATTTAAAGCGCCAAGTTACTCCTGCTGTAGCAAATTATATTGGTGATTTACGCCTCCCTGGTATCCATTTACTAGATGAATCTAAACGCTACTACCCTGCAGGTGAAGTTACCGCGCATGTTATTGGTTTTACCAATATCGATGGTAAGGGCATTGAAGGCATTGAAAAGCTATACGAAAACGCTTTAACGGGCGAGGAAGGCCGCCGTACCATTCGTAAAGACGCACAAGGGCGTGAGGTAGAAGTACTTGACGAGCGTGAACGTGTAGAGCCAGAAAGTATAGAACTAAGTATTGATCAACGAATTCAAGCCATTGCGTACAAGGCCGTAAAATCAGCTGTACTGACTTATAAAGCCACATCGGGCTCAGCTATGGTAGTTGATGTTAAAACCGGTGAAGTACTGGCAATGGTAAATAGCCCTTCATTTAATCCAAACAACTTAAGCGATGCTGCACCTCATAAACGTCGTAACCGCGCAATTACAGATTTGTTTGAACCAGGCTCAACTGTTAAGCCTCTAGCCATTTTGGCTGGGCTAGACTACGGCGCCATTCAGGCAGATGACACGATTGATACCTACCCAGGTTGGATGCGTTTAGGTGGTAGTTTAGTGAGAGATACCCGTAATCACGGCGAACTAACACTGCGCGAAATACTAAAGTACTCCTCAAACATGGGAGTTGCGAAGGTTACTCAGTTAGTGCCTAAAGATTACCTTGTTGGTTTATACCAAAAAGTAGGCTTTGGTAGTGATACTGGAACAGGCATGGTCGGTGAAAGCAGCGGTTTGTTTTATCCAAATCGTCGTTGGTCTGACTTTGAAATTGCCACTTTATCATTTGGTTATGCGATTTCGGTAAGTACTGCGCAAATGGCGCGCTTTTATACCATGTTAGGCGCTGGTGGAGTTAATCGACCACTGACTATTTTAAAGCAAGACAATATACCTGAAGGCGAACGTATTTTTAAACAAAAAGACGTAGAAGCCGTAGTGCACATGATGGAAAGTGTATTTGAAAAAGACGGTACTGCTCGCAACATAAAAGTTGATGGGTATCGTGCAGCTGGTAAAACAGGTACATCTAAAAAAGCCGTAGCAGGTGGTTATGGTGATGAATATGTAGGTTATTTTGCAGGTGTAGCGCCGGCAAGTAATCCTCGTTTAGCCGTGGTAGTTATGATTAATGAACCAGGTGGTGATGTGTACTATGGAGGTGCCACCGCTGGCCCTGCATTTGCAGAAATCATCTCTAACGCATTAAGAATATTAAACGTAGCGCCTGACAAGGAAGAGGTTGCGTACGTACAAGGTAAAGATAACGATGCGTGA
- the murE gene encoding UDP-N-acetylmuramoyl-L-alanyl-D-glutamate--2,6-diaminopimelate ligase: MRDLKDILKYIEIDAPSQLVKHLRLDSREVTPGDVFVAIKGHALDGGQFINKAIENGATAIIADRLCEFETSFEPLYLVSELDKKLPELASRFYSQPSQALDLIGVTGTNGKSTTTAMIAHLAQFCSTDSAIIGTLGYGHPDNLIPLINTTPSTVDLQHILSDLNSQHKKLVAMEVSSHGLVQQRVAKCAFKAAVFTNLSRDHLDYHVDMASYGDAKLMLFRDFEPQVVVLNQDDSQAEQWLEKYDFNNLICYGRKNLAPKNAQYVYFSDVEYSSEGISAQLSTSWGDMSIKSPLFGEFNLYNLTAAIATLLGLGYPLEQLVSGCAQLQPVAGRMQAFSQAGMPTCVVDYAHTPDALALALQALQLHVPGGVSCVFGCGGDRDKGKRALMAQAAEQNANKVIITSDNPRSENPDDIIADVAGGLTHPQNAHLEADRATAIRFAIENATADEVILIAGKGHEDYQIIGDKRIDFCDRRYVQEQLKKAVRGITQ; encoded by the coding sequence ATGCGTGATTTAAAGGATATTTTAAAATACATCGAAATAGATGCGCCCTCGCAACTGGTAAAACATTTACGCCTTGATAGCCGTGAAGTAACGCCAGGTGATGTATTTGTTGCTATTAAAGGCCATGCACTTGATGGCGGTCAATTTATTAATAAAGCAATTGAAAATGGCGCAACAGCTATTATTGCTGACAGATTATGTGAATTTGAAACAAGTTTTGAGCCACTATATTTAGTTTCGGAGCTTGATAAAAAGCTTCCAGAATTAGCAAGTCGCTTTTATAGCCAGCCAAGTCAGGCTCTTGATTTAATTGGTGTGACAGGTACAAACGGTAAATCGACAACCACAGCAATGATTGCCCACTTAGCGCAATTTTGCAGTACTGATTCGGCTATTATTGGCACTTTGGGTTATGGTCATCCTGATAACTTAATTCCACTGATTAATACCACACCTTCAACGGTTGATTTGCAGCATATTTTGAGCGATTTAAATTCGCAGCATAAAAAGCTGGTAGCCATGGAAGTGTCATCTCATGGATTAGTGCAGCAGCGTGTTGCTAAATGCGCGTTTAAAGCGGCTGTGTTTACTAATCTTTCGCGCGATCACTTAGATTACCATGTTGATATGGCAAGTTACGGTGATGCGAAACTAATGCTTTTCCGTGATTTTGAGCCGCAAGTTGTAGTGCTTAATCAAGATGATTCTCAAGCTGAGCAATGGCTTGAAAAGTATGATTTTAATAACCTAATCTGTTATGGCCGCAAAAACTTAGCCCCTAAGAATGCTCAGTACGTTTATTTTTCTGATGTTGAATATTCAAGTGAAGGTATTTCGGCGCAGTTATCGACTAGTTGGGGTGATATGTCGATTAAATCGCCTCTGTTTGGCGAATTTAATTTATATAACTTAACGGCCGCGATCGCTACATTACTAGGGCTTGGTTATCCGCTTGAGCAATTAGTTTCAGGTTGTGCGCAGTTACAGCCAGTAGCTGGGCGAATGCAAGCATTTAGCCAAGCAGGCATGCCGACGTGTGTTGTTGATTACGCACATACACCCGATGCACTTGCACTTGCATTACAAGCATTACAGCTGCATGTGCCAGGTGGTGTAAGTTGTGTATTTGGTTGCGGTGGCGACAGAGATAAAGGTAAGCGTGCATTGATGGCGCAAGCTGCAGAGCAAAACGCTAATAAAGTTATTATTACCAGTGATAACCCTCGCTCAGAAAACCCTGATGACATTATTGCAGATGTAGCTGGCGGTTTAACCCATCCTCAAAATGCACATTTAGAGGCTGATAGAGCAACTGCAATTCGTTTTGCTATAGAAAACGCTACAGCTGATGAGGTTATTTTGATTGCAGGTA